One window of the Diachasmimorpha longicaudata isolate KC_UGA_2023 chromosome 9, iyDiaLong2, whole genome shotgun sequence genome contains the following:
- the LOC135166116 gene encoding O-acyltransferase like protein isoform X1, with protein MRRIRSVRMSLKCTLFCFLAIGVFGEEDLRTSTKLSLSFNGNNEADTTVHKPRSLPDVRVNRSDYSWYTIAERLDVFSSKNLEKHWEENKYPVGAQCQKDITRYLVGLRNHEIWALKADDASGRYTAGFFWGNSYFMGSATECEYIGYDYSKKNEKFLSVESINEVQEFNEQPKMKVKVNKGLSGSRLSYKVPDTPPYKLGFFMMTISINDTIISPVTRTIQLGVCLPFSCTAQDMFTIGKLSASETALRHSFIEKVRDQHNYYDIYQDPAFWALFGSTIFVVILMIIGTAYDYYLSFKVSQRRAAFYDSEKHTKLEQGINDHHKKSNEFDGKIYIPVPVGDAVGTLVVSPVNNNNDHETSISPTGTTIQQLNVCEELLLSFSVRENMRTICDPGVGRDTISTIHGLRAISMGWVILGHTCIVIFKYSDNMEYRKVVEKRFLFQTITNGAFSVDTFFFMGGLLVAYLFFRTNAMGDLNKLTQGTRGLVAGFLKFIGLLLYRFCRLTTPYMYVLGVVQVAMKWFHANSVFEPPTPDHENCPNYWWRNLLYINTLFPVDEMCMLWSWYVADDTQFYIVGAVILVIATNHLKVAAFSVVTLMVSSWLTTGYIALVNNHMPSSDDPLALFDKIYDKPWTRLGPYLIGMSVGYFLFKTDCKVKMSRTTVVVGWLLSSACLLSLLYGLYEAELSPITAAAYSSLSHSAWALGLAWIVVACSTGYGGWVNKILSAPILYPFSRVTYCAYLVHPMIIRLTAMNLDSPFHLGKDTVVVTFIGQVVLSYIVSFAVSLSFEAPIVSMLKILSPKKKKRIQ; from the exons ATGAGAAGGATCCGCAGTGTTAGAATGAGTTTAAAGTGCACATTGTTTTGTTTCCTTGCCATCGGAGTGTTTGGTGAGGAAGATCTAAGGACTTCCACTAAGTTAAGTTTGTCATTCAATGGTAATAACGAGGCAGATACAACTGTACATAAACCGAGAAGTTTACCGGATGTTCGAGTTAACAGGTCAGATTATAGTTGGTACACGATAGCTGAAAGATTGGATGTATTCAGCTCCAAAAATCTTGAGAAACATTgggaggaaaataaatatccaGTTGGCGCACAGTGTCAAAAGGATATAACACGGTACCTCGTGGGCCTGAGGAATCACGAAATTTGGGCTCTAAAAG CTGATGATGCATCAGGAAGGTACACAGCCGGTTTCTTTTGGGGTAATTCGTACTTCATGGGATCTGCAACAGAATGCGAATACATTGGATACGATTAttcgaagaaaaatgaaaaatttctgtcaGTTGAATCGATTAACGAGGTACAGGAGTTTAATGAACAGCCCAAGATGAAGGTGAAAGTCAATAAGGGATTATCGGGAAGTCGTTTATCGTACAAAGTCCCAGATACACCTCCATACAAACTAGGATTCTTCATGATGACCATCTCGATCAATGACACCATTATCTCGCCAGTT ACAAGAACAATACAATTGGGTGTCTGTCTTCCATTTTCCTGCACCGCTCAAGACATGTTTACCATAGGAAAATTATCAGCTAGTGAAACGGCCTTGAGGCATTCATTCATAGAAAAAGTTCGAGATCAGCACAATTATTACGACATCTATCAAGATCCTGCCTTCTGGGCATTGTT TGGTTCTACgatttttgttgttattttaatgataattgGAACAGCTTATGATTACTATTTGTCCTTCAAAGTGTCTCAAAGACGAGCTGCTTTTTACGACTCGGAGAAGCATACGAAACTAGAGCAAGGTATAAATGatcatcataaaaaatcaaacg AATTTGACGGTAAGATCTACATACCTGTTCCAGTGGGAGATGCCGTCGGTACTCTTGTGGTTAGTCCAGTGAACAATAATAACGATCATGAGACGAGCATTTCACCTACAGGGACTACCATTCAACAGCTCA ATGTTTGTGAAGAACTACTTCTGTCGTTCTCGGTCCGAGAGAACATGAGGACTATCTGTGATCCTGGGGTTGGGAGAGATACGATCAGTACAATTCATGGACTGAGGGCCATTTCGATGGGCTGGGTAATTCTAGGACACACTTGCATCGTTATCTTCAAGTACTCGGACAATATGGAGTATCGAAAAGTCGTTGAGAAGAGATTCCTCTTCCAGACAATCACCAATGGAGCCTTCAGTGTGGatacatttttcttcatgGGTGGCTTACTTGTCGCTTACTTATTTTTTCGTACAAATGCAATGGGAGATCTGAATAAATTGACTCAGGGAACTCGAGGATTGGTCGCCGGATTTTTAAAGTTCATTGGGCTCTTGCTCTATCGTTTTTGTCGGCTTACTACACCGTATATGTACGTTTTGGGAGTTGTTCAGGTCGCCATGAAGTGGTTCCATGCCAATTCCGTTTTTGAACCGCCAACACCGGACCACGAAAACTGTCCAAACTATTGGTGGAGGAATTTACTGTACATCAATACCCTATTTCCCGTGGACGAAATg TGTATGCTTTGGAGCTGGTACGTAGCAGACGATACCCAATTCTACATTGTCGGTGCGGTAATCCTTGTAATTGCAACAAACCACTTGAAAGTAGCAGCTTTCTCAGTTGTTACACTAATGGTGAGCTCATGGCTGACAACAGGATACATAGCACTGGTGAATAATCATATGCCCAGCTCGGATGACCCATTAGCACTGTTCGATAAAATTTACGATAAACCATGGACAAGACTGGGCCCTTACCTCATTGGAATGTCCGTTGGATACTTTTTATTCAAGACTGATTGTAAAGTCAAAATGTCAAGAACAACTGTTGTCGTTGGCTGGCTCTTGTCATCGGCATGTTTATTGAGTTTACTCTATGGATTGTACGAAGCTGAGTTATCACCGATCACAGCTGCTGCCTATTCATCATTGAGTCACAGTGCATGGGCACTTGGACTAGCTTGGATCGTTGTTGCCTGCAGCACCGGATATGGCG GATGGgtcaataaaattctttcAGCACCAATTCTGTATCCCTTCAGTAGAGTCACATATTGTGCATATTTAGTTCATCCAATGATTATTCGGTTAACTGCTATGAATTTGGATTCACCATTTCATCTGGGAAAGGATACAGTG gTTGTAACATTCATCGGACAGGTTGTCCTGTCCTACATTGTTTCATTTGCTGTATCCCTGTCATTTGAGGCGCCTATTGTTAGTATGCTTAAGATCCTGTCACccaaaaagaagaaaagaattcaatga
- the LOC135166116 gene encoding nose resistant to fluoxetine protein 6 isoform X4 yields MTVADDASGRYTAGFFWGNSYFMGSATECEYIGYDYSKKNEKFLSVESINEVQEFNEQPKMKVKVNKGLSGSRLSYKVPDTPPYKLGFFMMTISINDTIISPVTRTIQLGVCLPFSCTAQDMFTIGKLSASETALRHSFIEKVRDQHNYYDIYQDPAFWALFGSTIFVVILMIIGTAYDYYLSFKVSQRRAAFYDSEKHTKLEQGINDHHKKSNEFDGKIYIPVPVGDAVGTLVVSPVNNNNDHETSISPTGTTIQQLNVCEELLLSFSVRENMRTICDPGVGRDTISTIHGLRAISMGWVILGHTCIVIFKYSDNMEYRKVVEKRFLFQTITNGAFSVDTFFFMGGLLVAYLFFRTNAMGDLNKLTQGTRGLVAGFLKFIGLLLYRFCRLTTPYMYVLGVVQVAMKWFHANSVFEPPTPDHENCPNYWWRNLLYINTLFPVDEMCMLWSWYVADDTQFYIVGAVILVIATNHLKVAAFSVVTLMVSSWLTTGYIALVNNHMPSSDDPLALFDKIYDKPWTRLGPYLIGMSVGYFLFKTDCKVKMSRTTVVVGWLLSSACLLSLLYGLYEAELSPITAAAYSSLSHSAWALGLAWIVVACSTGYGGWVNKILSAPILYPFSRVTYCAYLVHPMIIRLTAMNLDSPFHLGKDTVVVTFIGQVVLSYIVSFAVSLSFEAPIVSMLKILSPKKKKRIQ; encoded by the exons CTGATGATGCATCAGGAAGGTACACAGCCGGTTTCTTTTGGGGTAATTCGTACTTCATGGGATCTGCAACAGAATGCGAATACATTGGATACGATTAttcgaagaaaaatgaaaaatttctgtcaGTTGAATCGATTAACGAGGTACAGGAGTTTAATGAACAGCCCAAGATGAAGGTGAAAGTCAATAAGGGATTATCGGGAAGTCGTTTATCGTACAAAGTCCCAGATACACCTCCATACAAACTAGGATTCTTCATGATGACCATCTCGATCAATGACACCATTATCTCGCCAGTT ACAAGAACAATACAATTGGGTGTCTGTCTTCCATTTTCCTGCACCGCTCAAGACATGTTTACCATAGGAAAATTATCAGCTAGTGAAACGGCCTTGAGGCATTCATTCATAGAAAAAGTTCGAGATCAGCACAATTATTACGACATCTATCAAGATCCTGCCTTCTGGGCATTGTT TGGTTCTACgatttttgttgttattttaatgataattgGAACAGCTTATGATTACTATTTGTCCTTCAAAGTGTCTCAAAGACGAGCTGCTTTTTACGACTCGGAGAAGCATACGAAACTAGAGCAAGGTATAAATGatcatcataaaaaatcaaacg AATTTGACGGTAAGATCTACATACCTGTTCCAGTGGGAGATGCCGTCGGTACTCTTGTGGTTAGTCCAGTGAACAATAATAACGATCATGAGACGAGCATTTCACCTACAGGGACTACCATTCAACAGCTCA ATGTTTGTGAAGAACTACTTCTGTCGTTCTCGGTCCGAGAGAACATGAGGACTATCTGTGATCCTGGGGTTGGGAGAGATACGATCAGTACAATTCATGGACTGAGGGCCATTTCGATGGGCTGGGTAATTCTAGGACACACTTGCATCGTTATCTTCAAGTACTCGGACAATATGGAGTATCGAAAAGTCGTTGAGAAGAGATTCCTCTTCCAGACAATCACCAATGGAGCCTTCAGTGTGGatacatttttcttcatgGGTGGCTTACTTGTCGCTTACTTATTTTTTCGTACAAATGCAATGGGAGATCTGAATAAATTGACTCAGGGAACTCGAGGATTGGTCGCCGGATTTTTAAAGTTCATTGGGCTCTTGCTCTATCGTTTTTGTCGGCTTACTACACCGTATATGTACGTTTTGGGAGTTGTTCAGGTCGCCATGAAGTGGTTCCATGCCAATTCCGTTTTTGAACCGCCAACACCGGACCACGAAAACTGTCCAAACTATTGGTGGAGGAATTTACTGTACATCAATACCCTATTTCCCGTGGACGAAATg TGTATGCTTTGGAGCTGGTACGTAGCAGACGATACCCAATTCTACATTGTCGGTGCGGTAATCCTTGTAATTGCAACAAACCACTTGAAAGTAGCAGCTTTCTCAGTTGTTACACTAATGGTGAGCTCATGGCTGACAACAGGATACATAGCACTGGTGAATAATCATATGCCCAGCTCGGATGACCCATTAGCACTGTTCGATAAAATTTACGATAAACCATGGACAAGACTGGGCCCTTACCTCATTGGAATGTCCGTTGGATACTTTTTATTCAAGACTGATTGTAAAGTCAAAATGTCAAGAACAACTGTTGTCGTTGGCTGGCTCTTGTCATCGGCATGTTTATTGAGTTTACTCTATGGATTGTACGAAGCTGAGTTATCACCGATCACAGCTGCTGCCTATTCATCATTGAGTCACAGTGCATGGGCACTTGGACTAGCTTGGATCGTTGTTGCCTGCAGCACCGGATATGGCG GATGGgtcaataaaattctttcAGCACCAATTCTGTATCCCTTCAGTAGAGTCACATATTGTGCATATTTAGTTCATCCAATGATTATTCGGTTAACTGCTATGAATTTGGATTCACCATTTCATCTGGGAAAGGATACAGTG gTTGTAACATTCATCGGACAGGTTGTCCTGTCCTACATTGTTTCATTTGCTGTATCCCTGTCATTTGAGGCGCCTATTGTTAGTATGCTTAAGATCCTGTCACccaaaaagaagaaaagaattcaatga
- the LOC135166116 gene encoding O-acyltransferase like protein isoform X2: protein MRRIRSVRMSLKCTLFCFLAIGVFGEEDLRTSTKLSLSFNGNNEADTTVHKPRSLPDVRVNRSDYSWYTIAERLDVFSSKNLEKHWEENKYPVGAQCQKDITRYLVGLRNHEIWALKADDASGRYTAGFFWGNSYFMGSATECEYIGYDYSKKNEKFLSVESINEVQEFNEQPKMKVKVNKGLSGSRLSYKVPDTPPYKLGFFMMTISINDTIISPVTRTIQLGVCLPFSCTAQDMFTIGKLSASETALRHSFIEKVRDQHNYYDIYQDPAFWALFGSTIFVVILMIIGTAYDYYLSFKVSQRRAAFYDSEKHTKLEQGINDHHKKSNVGDAVGTLVVSPVNNNNDHETSISPTGTTIQQLNVCEELLLSFSVRENMRTICDPGVGRDTISTIHGLRAISMGWVILGHTCIVIFKYSDNMEYRKVVEKRFLFQTITNGAFSVDTFFFMGGLLVAYLFFRTNAMGDLNKLTQGTRGLVAGFLKFIGLLLYRFCRLTTPYMYVLGVVQVAMKWFHANSVFEPPTPDHENCPNYWWRNLLYINTLFPVDEMCMLWSWYVADDTQFYIVGAVILVIATNHLKVAAFSVVTLMVSSWLTTGYIALVNNHMPSSDDPLALFDKIYDKPWTRLGPYLIGMSVGYFLFKTDCKVKMSRTTVVVGWLLSSACLLSLLYGLYEAELSPITAAAYSSLSHSAWALGLAWIVVACSTGYGGWVNKILSAPILYPFSRVTYCAYLVHPMIIRLTAMNLDSPFHLGKDTVVVTFIGQVVLSYIVSFAVSLSFEAPIVSMLKILSPKKKKRIQ from the exons ATGAGAAGGATCCGCAGTGTTAGAATGAGTTTAAAGTGCACATTGTTTTGTTTCCTTGCCATCGGAGTGTTTGGTGAGGAAGATCTAAGGACTTCCACTAAGTTAAGTTTGTCATTCAATGGTAATAACGAGGCAGATACAACTGTACATAAACCGAGAAGTTTACCGGATGTTCGAGTTAACAGGTCAGATTATAGTTGGTACACGATAGCTGAAAGATTGGATGTATTCAGCTCCAAAAATCTTGAGAAACATTgggaggaaaataaatatccaGTTGGCGCACAGTGTCAAAAGGATATAACACGGTACCTCGTGGGCCTGAGGAATCACGAAATTTGGGCTCTAAAAG CTGATGATGCATCAGGAAGGTACACAGCCGGTTTCTTTTGGGGTAATTCGTACTTCATGGGATCTGCAACAGAATGCGAATACATTGGATACGATTAttcgaagaaaaatgaaaaatttctgtcaGTTGAATCGATTAACGAGGTACAGGAGTTTAATGAACAGCCCAAGATGAAGGTGAAAGTCAATAAGGGATTATCGGGAAGTCGTTTATCGTACAAAGTCCCAGATACACCTCCATACAAACTAGGATTCTTCATGATGACCATCTCGATCAATGACACCATTATCTCGCCAGTT ACAAGAACAATACAATTGGGTGTCTGTCTTCCATTTTCCTGCACCGCTCAAGACATGTTTACCATAGGAAAATTATCAGCTAGTGAAACGGCCTTGAGGCATTCATTCATAGAAAAAGTTCGAGATCAGCACAATTATTACGACATCTATCAAGATCCTGCCTTCTGGGCATTGTT TGGTTCTACgatttttgttgttattttaatgataattgGAACAGCTTATGATTACTATTTGTCCTTCAAAGTGTCTCAAAGACGAGCTGCTTTTTACGACTCGGAGAAGCATACGAAACTAGAGCAAGGTATAAATGatcatcataaaaaatcaaacg TGGGAGATGCCGTCGGTACTCTTGTGGTTAGTCCAGTGAACAATAATAACGATCATGAGACGAGCATTTCACCTACAGGGACTACCATTCAACAGCTCA ATGTTTGTGAAGAACTACTTCTGTCGTTCTCGGTCCGAGAGAACATGAGGACTATCTGTGATCCTGGGGTTGGGAGAGATACGATCAGTACAATTCATGGACTGAGGGCCATTTCGATGGGCTGGGTAATTCTAGGACACACTTGCATCGTTATCTTCAAGTACTCGGACAATATGGAGTATCGAAAAGTCGTTGAGAAGAGATTCCTCTTCCAGACAATCACCAATGGAGCCTTCAGTGTGGatacatttttcttcatgGGTGGCTTACTTGTCGCTTACTTATTTTTTCGTACAAATGCAATGGGAGATCTGAATAAATTGACTCAGGGAACTCGAGGATTGGTCGCCGGATTTTTAAAGTTCATTGGGCTCTTGCTCTATCGTTTTTGTCGGCTTACTACACCGTATATGTACGTTTTGGGAGTTGTTCAGGTCGCCATGAAGTGGTTCCATGCCAATTCCGTTTTTGAACCGCCAACACCGGACCACGAAAACTGTCCAAACTATTGGTGGAGGAATTTACTGTACATCAATACCCTATTTCCCGTGGACGAAATg TGTATGCTTTGGAGCTGGTACGTAGCAGACGATACCCAATTCTACATTGTCGGTGCGGTAATCCTTGTAATTGCAACAAACCACTTGAAAGTAGCAGCTTTCTCAGTTGTTACACTAATGGTGAGCTCATGGCTGACAACAGGATACATAGCACTGGTGAATAATCATATGCCCAGCTCGGATGACCCATTAGCACTGTTCGATAAAATTTACGATAAACCATGGACAAGACTGGGCCCTTACCTCATTGGAATGTCCGTTGGATACTTTTTATTCAAGACTGATTGTAAAGTCAAAATGTCAAGAACAACTGTTGTCGTTGGCTGGCTCTTGTCATCGGCATGTTTATTGAGTTTACTCTATGGATTGTACGAAGCTGAGTTATCACCGATCACAGCTGCTGCCTATTCATCATTGAGTCACAGTGCATGGGCACTTGGACTAGCTTGGATCGTTGTTGCCTGCAGCACCGGATATGGCG GATGGgtcaataaaattctttcAGCACCAATTCTGTATCCCTTCAGTAGAGTCACATATTGTGCATATTTAGTTCATCCAATGATTATTCGGTTAACTGCTATGAATTTGGATTCACCATTTCATCTGGGAAAGGATACAGTG gTTGTAACATTCATCGGACAGGTTGTCCTGTCCTACATTGTTTCATTTGCTGTATCCCTGTCATTTGAGGCGCCTATTGTTAGTATGCTTAAGATCCTGTCACccaaaaagaagaaaagaattcaatga
- the LOC135166116 gene encoding nose resistant to fluoxetine protein 6 isoform X3: MVSHDTDDASGRYTAGFFWGNSYFMGSATECEYIGYDYSKKNEKFLSVESINEVQEFNEQPKMKVKVNKGLSGSRLSYKVPDTPPYKLGFFMMTISINDTIISPVTRTIQLGVCLPFSCTAQDMFTIGKLSASETALRHSFIEKVRDQHNYYDIYQDPAFWALFGSTIFVVILMIIGTAYDYYLSFKVSQRRAAFYDSEKHTKLEQGINDHHKKSNEFDGKIYIPVPVGDAVGTLVVSPVNNNNDHETSISPTGTTIQQLNVCEELLLSFSVRENMRTICDPGVGRDTISTIHGLRAISMGWVILGHTCIVIFKYSDNMEYRKVVEKRFLFQTITNGAFSVDTFFFMGGLLVAYLFFRTNAMGDLNKLTQGTRGLVAGFLKFIGLLLYRFCRLTTPYMYVLGVVQVAMKWFHANSVFEPPTPDHENCPNYWWRNLLYINTLFPVDEMCMLWSWYVADDTQFYIVGAVILVIATNHLKVAAFSVVTLMVSSWLTTGYIALVNNHMPSSDDPLALFDKIYDKPWTRLGPYLIGMSVGYFLFKTDCKVKMSRTTVVVGWLLSSACLLSLLYGLYEAELSPITAAAYSSLSHSAWALGLAWIVVACSTGYGGWVNKILSAPILYPFSRVTYCAYLVHPMIIRLTAMNLDSPFHLGKDTVVVTFIGQVVLSYIVSFAVSLSFEAPIVSMLKILSPKKKKRIQ; the protein is encoded by the exons CTGATGATGCATCAGGAAGGTACACAGCCGGTTTCTTTTGGGGTAATTCGTACTTCATGGGATCTGCAACAGAATGCGAATACATTGGATACGATTAttcgaagaaaaatgaaaaatttctgtcaGTTGAATCGATTAACGAGGTACAGGAGTTTAATGAACAGCCCAAGATGAAGGTGAAAGTCAATAAGGGATTATCGGGAAGTCGTTTATCGTACAAAGTCCCAGATACACCTCCATACAAACTAGGATTCTTCATGATGACCATCTCGATCAATGACACCATTATCTCGCCAGTT ACAAGAACAATACAATTGGGTGTCTGTCTTCCATTTTCCTGCACCGCTCAAGACATGTTTACCATAGGAAAATTATCAGCTAGTGAAACGGCCTTGAGGCATTCATTCATAGAAAAAGTTCGAGATCAGCACAATTATTACGACATCTATCAAGATCCTGCCTTCTGGGCATTGTT TGGTTCTACgatttttgttgttattttaatgataattgGAACAGCTTATGATTACTATTTGTCCTTCAAAGTGTCTCAAAGACGAGCTGCTTTTTACGACTCGGAGAAGCATACGAAACTAGAGCAAGGTATAAATGatcatcataaaaaatcaaacg AATTTGACGGTAAGATCTACATACCTGTTCCAGTGGGAGATGCCGTCGGTACTCTTGTGGTTAGTCCAGTGAACAATAATAACGATCATGAGACGAGCATTTCACCTACAGGGACTACCATTCAACAGCTCA ATGTTTGTGAAGAACTACTTCTGTCGTTCTCGGTCCGAGAGAACATGAGGACTATCTGTGATCCTGGGGTTGGGAGAGATACGATCAGTACAATTCATGGACTGAGGGCCATTTCGATGGGCTGGGTAATTCTAGGACACACTTGCATCGTTATCTTCAAGTACTCGGACAATATGGAGTATCGAAAAGTCGTTGAGAAGAGATTCCTCTTCCAGACAATCACCAATGGAGCCTTCAGTGTGGatacatttttcttcatgGGTGGCTTACTTGTCGCTTACTTATTTTTTCGTACAAATGCAATGGGAGATCTGAATAAATTGACTCAGGGAACTCGAGGATTGGTCGCCGGATTTTTAAAGTTCATTGGGCTCTTGCTCTATCGTTTTTGTCGGCTTACTACACCGTATATGTACGTTTTGGGAGTTGTTCAGGTCGCCATGAAGTGGTTCCATGCCAATTCCGTTTTTGAACCGCCAACACCGGACCACGAAAACTGTCCAAACTATTGGTGGAGGAATTTACTGTACATCAATACCCTATTTCCCGTGGACGAAATg TGTATGCTTTGGAGCTGGTACGTAGCAGACGATACCCAATTCTACATTGTCGGTGCGGTAATCCTTGTAATTGCAACAAACCACTTGAAAGTAGCAGCTTTCTCAGTTGTTACACTAATGGTGAGCTCATGGCTGACAACAGGATACATAGCACTGGTGAATAATCATATGCCCAGCTCGGATGACCCATTAGCACTGTTCGATAAAATTTACGATAAACCATGGACAAGACTGGGCCCTTACCTCATTGGAATGTCCGTTGGATACTTTTTATTCAAGACTGATTGTAAAGTCAAAATGTCAAGAACAACTGTTGTCGTTGGCTGGCTCTTGTCATCGGCATGTTTATTGAGTTTACTCTATGGATTGTACGAAGCTGAGTTATCACCGATCACAGCTGCTGCCTATTCATCATTGAGTCACAGTGCATGGGCACTTGGACTAGCTTGGATCGTTGTTGCCTGCAGCACCGGATATGGCG GATGGgtcaataaaattctttcAGCACCAATTCTGTATCCCTTCAGTAGAGTCACATATTGTGCATATTTAGTTCATCCAATGATTATTCGGTTAACTGCTATGAATTTGGATTCACCATTTCATCTGGGAAAGGATACAGTG gTTGTAACATTCATCGGACAGGTTGTCCTGTCCTACATTGTTTCATTTGCTGTATCCCTGTCATTTGAGGCGCCTATTGTTAGTATGCTTAAGATCCTGTCACccaaaaagaagaaaagaattcaatga